A region of the Mycoplasma capricolum subsp. capricolum ATCC 27343 genome:
ATAAAGAACTTAATATTATTTGTTTTTTGTTATATTTTTTACTCATATTTAATCTAACCTTAATAAATATTAACTATTTTATATTAACATTAATCTTTATTAATAAATAAAAAAAATAAAAAAGGCTTAGTCAACTAAGCCAGATTATTTTTCTTAATGGTGGAGATGGCGAGAATCGAACTCGCGTCCAAGATATATTAATACATACTTTCTACAGTTTAGTTAATTTTCTAATTAAAATATTTAACTAAAATTAACTAAAGGTTAAATATCATTTGCAATTAGATTTCAAATATATTTATTGCAATCATATATTCTATTAAGCTTGGGTAATACGGTTATAAATAAAGCTTAAAATATCTATAATTCGTGAAATACTATAACTAAACTAGTAGTTATTAAGCAAACATAAAGTTTGCTCCAGCTGATGCATTATTCATCATAAATGCTGGCATTTCAAAAGTTTCTTCGTTTTTATTTGCGTTTTTTTAAACCTAGTAGTATTTATAGTCTACAACACTACTGCTTATATGTACTAAAGATATCCTGTCAAATCCATGACATCCCCAGGTTATTTATTTTATAATAAATTGAACTTAATTACTAGAATAAGTATAATTATTTATTACAACTTAATTATAAATTCTTTTAGCTTAATAACTTAAAATAGATAATTTTATTTTTTTGTTATTATTAATTAATAAGGAGTAAAATGGTGGATTTAGAAAATAAAGAACAAGAAATTTTAGAGTTTTATAATAATAAAGAGTTTGATAAATGTATAGAAATTATTAAAAAGTTAAGATATGCTGATGTTGGTGAAATTTTAAATTATTTAGATGAAAAAATTGCTTTTAATCTATATAAAAAATTAGAAATAAATAAAGCTAGTCAAATCTTTAATTATTTATCTTTTGATTTAAAAGAATATATACTCACTAATTTAAATCAAACAAAAATCAAACAATTAATTAATGATTTATACACAGATGATATTATTAATGCTGTTGAAAATATGCCTGTTGAAGTTGTTAAAAAAGTCTTTAATGCCGCTTCAAAAGAACAAAAAAAAGAAATTGCTAGCATTTTAAAATATGATATTGATACTGCTGGAAGTATTATGAGTGTTAATTTTTTATCTGTTAAACAAACTACTACAGTTTCTAAAACTATTAAAGAAATACAAAAAAATCACGATGATTATGATGAAATTGATGATGTTTTTGTAGTAAATAAGTTAAACCAATTAGTAGGAAGTATTGAAGTAAAAGATTTAATTTTAAACGATATGAATACTAAAGTTGAAAATATTATGAATACTAAAGTTATTAGTATTAATTCAAACCAATCTCAAGAAGATGCAAGTAATGCTTTAAAAAAATATGATATTAGTACTTTAGCTGTAGTTGATAATAATAATGTTTTAGTTGGAATTATTACTTCAGATGATATTATTGATGTTTTAATTGAAGAAACTAATGAAGACATGCAAAAATATACTGGAATAAGAACAAATGAAACTAATTATTTTGATACTTCAATTTTTAAAATGTTTATTTCAAGAATTTGATCATTAGTTTTAATGTTAGGACTAACTATTATTACAAATAGTTTATTGTTGATAATTTTTCAAAAATATAATTGAACACCTACTATAAAAACAAAAGAAGAACTATTGTTTATGCTAATTCCACTAAGTATTATTTTATCAACTGTAATTATTTGTTGTGCAAATCAAACTTTAGTAATGATTAGAAGAGCAATTAGTTTAGAACAAATTAATAAAAAGAGTTTAAAAACTATTGTATTAAAAGAACTTGTAGTTTCTTTAATGATTGCTTTTGTTTTAATTATTGTTAATCTTTTGAAAATGATATTAATTTATGCAGTTAAATACAATGCTAATTTAACTAATATTAATATTTGAAATAGTATTTTAATATCATCAGCGGGAATATTTATAAGTATTATATTTGCAAATCTTTTATCATTATTTCTACCACTAATTGTTAAAAAAATAGGAAAAGATTCTTCTTCTGTTTCTTTACCATTATTTGCTCTAATTATTGATATTTTATGTGTTGGTGTATTTTTAGGAATAGGA
Encoded here:
- the mgtE gene encoding magnesium transporter; the encoded protein is MVDLENKEQEILEFYNNKEFDKCIEIIKKLRYADVGEILNYLDEKIAFNLYKKLEINKASQIFNYLSFDLKEYILTNLNQTKIKQLINDLYTDDIINAVENMPVEVVKKVFNAASKEQKKEIASILKYDIDTAGSIMSVNFLSVKQTTTVSKTIKEIQKNHDDYDEIDDVFVVNKLNQLVGSIEVKDLILNDMNTKVENIMNTKVISINSNQSQEDASNALKKYDISTLAVVDNNNVLVGIITSDDIIDVLIEETNEDMQKYTGIRTNETNYFDTSIFKMFISRIWSLVLMLGLTIITNSLLLIIFQKYNWTPTIKTKEELLFMLIPLSIILSTVIICCANQTLVMIRRAISLEQINKKSLKTIVLKELVVSLMIAFVLIIVNLLKMILIYAVKYNANLTNINIWNSILISSAGIFISIIFANLLSLFLPLIVKKIGKDSSSVSLPLFALIIDILCVGVFLGIGLLV